The following are from one region of the Platichthys flesus chromosome 2, fPlaFle2.1, whole genome shotgun sequence genome:
- the smug1 gene encoding single-strand-selective monofunctional uracil-DNA glycosylase 1: MSTDSSAAQCSADRGCKDGDQPLALCEGGFKPVPRVTTAPSSSSSPPSSTRFLQVELELNTHLRQLSFSEPVRYIYNPLEYAWDTHRCYVEKFCQPGQRVLFLGMNPGPFGMAQTGVPFGEVKTVVEWLKIEGEVGRPHDEHPKRRITGLACTQREVSGARFWGLFRKLCGEPGLFFRHCFVHNLCPLIFISASGKNLTPPELPAAEREALLALCDIALCQVVEALGVSMVIGVGRVAEQRARRALSAAGVNVRVEGIMHPSPRNPLANKGWEDVARTKLAELGLLSLLNNT, from the exons ATGTCCACTGACAGCAGCGCGGCGCAGTGTTCGGCTGACCGCGGTTGTAAAGATGGAGACCAGCCGCTGGCTTTGTGTGAAGGGGGATTTAAACCGGTGCCGCGGGTCACCAcggccccctcctcctcctcctcccccccctcgtCCACCAGGTtcctgcaggtggagctggAACTGAACACCCACCTCCGGCAGCTGAGCTTCAGCGAGCCGGTCCGGTACATCTACAACCCGCTGGAGTACGCCTGGGACACGCACCGCTGCTACGTGGAGAAGTTCTGTCAGCCCGGGCAGAGGGTGCTGTTCCTGGGAATGAACCCGGGACCCTTCGGCATGGCGCAGACTGGG GTCCCCTTCGGTGAAGTGAAGACAGTGGTTGAATGGCTGAAGATTGAAGGCGAGGTTGGTCGCCCTCATGACGAGCATCCGAAGCGACGGATCACGGGTCTGGCCTGTACCCAGAGGGAAGTGAGCGGTGCACGTTTCTGGGGCTTATTCAGAAAGCTGTGCGGTGAACCTGGGCTCTTCTTTCGTCACTGCTTTGTGCACAACCTTTGCCCGCTGATTTTCATAAGCGCCAGCGGGAAGAATCTGACTCCCCCTGAGCTTCCTGCCGCTGAGCGGGAGGCCCTCCTCGCCCTGTGTGACATAGCACTGTGCCAGGTGGTGGAGGCGCTGGGTGTCTCCATGGTGATCGGGGTTGGAAGGGTAGCAGAGCAGCGGGCGCGGCGAGcgctctctgctgcaggtgtCAATGTGCGGGTCGAGGGCATCATGCATCCGTCCCCTAGGAACCCACTCGCTAATAAAGGCTGGGAGGATGTAGCCAGAACCAAACTGGCAGAACTGGGTTTGTTATCGCTGCTGAACAACACATAA
- the calcoco1b gene encoding calcium-binding and coiled-coil domain-containing protein 1b isoform X2, with translation MDKQSTVVFRNVGQLYFPQSRVECHYSLTSDHQWSSSDWIGIFEVGWSSLKQYFTYTWALAPEGYTEGTDVNCCALFQAYYLPRPGDMEFQFVYVDKSGEVCGSSRPFNFCTPKPLEEMETLTEERGEEEDGEEREEDLLLVIPKAELLQSRLEECLKKQASLQQALDATKKETHEEKETSKTLQVEWENEREEMREEISMLRDDLRQNCDKLKKMEGKHKDARYSQENLTSELSKLVTDKSETEQRIRDLEEEVKALTERENEANMETERLKERLKKMSTQMKHNEEKRKTLQVDNEAGLVEVRGLQERLDVAEHVNESVRRELRELATRQAHSHTDLHQARLQVAQLTLQLSEENLVLREERANWALEREASKHGAEADKDKLQELSCEMERKEEWLQEERMEREKLEIKLGNERDCNRVLLADAGRELQTLRASLRRLHTEREEEQLEKQDLVSYIHQLEQRLGIVPENKSNEKIPTSVSPVTEEKKVPSPASPRSVSSPIFLLTHLGQSHRAEICAETHNQSKDNTPAYDTQGVEMLHEIQANERKQLILPELIDPVLSDLADSPVW, from the exons ATGGATAAACAATCCACAGTGGTGTTTCGCAATGTGGGGCAACTGTACTTCCCCCAATCCAGAGTGGAGTGCCACTACAGCCTGACCTCTGACcatcagtggagcagcagtgacTGGATTGGCATTTTTGAG GTGGGCTGGTCTTCATTGAAACAGTATTTCACATACACATGGGCCCTTGCTCCTGAGGGATACACCGAGGGAACCGATGTAAACTGCTGTGCACTTTTCCAAG CATATTACCTGCCCCGCCCTGGTGACATGGAGTTTCAGTTTGTGTACGTGGACAAATCAGGAGAGGTGTGTGGCTCTAGTCGACCCTTCAACTTCTGTACTCCCAAACcgctggaggagatggagactCTGACAGAGGAacgaggcgaggaggaggacggagaggagagagaggaggacctGCTCCTGGTCATCCCCAAGGCCGAGCTGCTGCAG AGTCGACTGGAGGAATGCTTGAAAAAACAGGCAAGTTTACAGCAGGCTCTGGATGCCACGAAAAAGGAGACGCATGAGGAGAAAGAGACCAGTAAGACATTACAGGTGGAGTgggagaatgaaagagaagaaatgagGGAGGAGATCTCAATGCTGAGAGACGACCTGCGACAGAATTGTGACAAGttgaagaagatggagggaaaACACAAG GATGCAAGGTACAGTCAAGAAAACCTGACGTCTGAACTGAGCAAACTTGTGACGGACAAGTCTGAGACTGAGCAGCGAATCAGAGACCTGGAGGAAGAGGTCAAAGCTCTGACTGAGAGGGAGAACGAGGCTAACATGGAAACAGAAAG GCTGAAGGAGAGACTGAAGAAAATGTCCACTCAAATGAAGCACaatgaggaaaagagaaaaactctgCAG GTGGACAACGAGGCTGGCCTGGTGGAGGTGCGAGGGCTCCAGGAGCGTCTGGATGTTGCCGAACATGTAAACGAGAGCGTGCGCCGGGAGCTGAGGGAGCTGGCCACCCGTCAGGCCCACAGCCACACCGACCTGCACCAAGCCCGGCTGCAGGTGGCCCAGCTCACCCTGCAGCTGTCTGAGGAGAACCTGGTCCTCAGGGAGGAGCGAGCCAACTGGGCCCTGGAGAGAGAGGCCTCCAAACATGGAGCAGAG GCAGACAAAGATAAATTGCAAGAACTGAGTTgtgagatggagaggaaggaggaatggctccaggaggagaggatggaaagGGAGAAACTAGAAATCAAGCTTGGGAATGAGAGAGATTGCAATCGA GTGCTGCTGGCTGATGCAGGGCGAGAGCTGCAGACGTTGAGGGCCAGTCTGAGGAGGCTCCacacggagagagaggaggagcagcttgAGAAGCAG GACCTGGTGAGCTACATCCACCAGTTAGAGCAGAGGTTGGGGATTGTtccagaaaataaatcaaatgaaaagattCCCACATCTGTCT CTCCTGtcactgaggagaagaaagttCCATCCCCAGCTTCCCCCAGATCAGTGAGTTCACCTATTTTCCTGCTCACTCACCTGGGACAGTCCCATAGAGCTGAGATCTGCgctgagacacacaaccagagcaAAGACAACACACCGGCCTATGACACGCAG GGTGTGGAGATGCTGCACGAGATTCAGGCAAATGAACGGAAGCAACTGATCCTCCCTGAACTCATCGACCCTGTCCtgag tgacCTGGCTGACTCCCCCGTGTGGTAA
- the calcoco1b gene encoding calcium-binding and coiled-coil domain-containing protein 1b isoform X4 yields the protein MPTSTSGGSRNSSTSISQQSKRPDPMDKQSTVVFRNVGQLYFPQSRVECHYSLTSDHQWSSSDWIGIFEVGWSSLKQYFTYTWALAPEGYTEGTDVNCCALFQAYYLPRPGDMEFQFVYVDKSGEVCGSSRPFNFCTPKPLEEMETLTEERGEEEDGEEREEDLLLVIPKAELLQSRLEECLKKQASLQQALDATKKETHEEKETSKTLQVEWENEREEMREEISMLRDDLRQNCDKLKKMEGKHKDARYSQENLTSELSKLVTDKSETEQRIRDLEEEVKALTERENEANMETERLKERLKKMSTQMKHNEEKRKTLQVDNEAGLVEVRGLQERLDVAEHVNESVRRELRELATRQAHSHTDLHQARLQVAQLTLQLSEENLVLREERANWALEREASKHGAEADKDKLQELSCEMERKEEWLQEERMEREKLEIKLGNERDCNRVLLADAGRELQTLRASLRRLHTEREEEQLEKQGVEMLHEIQANERKQLILPELIDPVLSDLADSPVW from the exons ATGCCCACATCTACTTCAGGAGgcagcagaaacagcagcacatccatTTCTCAGCAGAGTAAG CGTCCTGATCCCATGGATAAACAATCCACAGTGGTGTTTCGCAATGTGGGGCAACTGTACTTCCCCCAATCCAGAGTGGAGTGCCACTACAGCCTGACCTCTGACcatcagtggagcagcagtgacTGGATTGGCATTTTTGAG GTGGGCTGGTCTTCATTGAAACAGTATTTCACATACACATGGGCCCTTGCTCCTGAGGGATACACCGAGGGAACCGATGTAAACTGCTGTGCACTTTTCCAAG CATATTACCTGCCCCGCCCTGGTGACATGGAGTTTCAGTTTGTGTACGTGGACAAATCAGGAGAGGTGTGTGGCTCTAGTCGACCCTTCAACTTCTGTACTCCCAAACcgctggaggagatggagactCTGACAGAGGAacgaggcgaggaggaggacggagaggagagagaggaggacctGCTCCTGGTCATCCCCAAGGCCGAGCTGCTGCAG AGTCGACTGGAGGAATGCTTGAAAAAACAGGCAAGTTTACAGCAGGCTCTGGATGCCACGAAAAAGGAGACGCATGAGGAGAAAGAGACCAGTAAGACATTACAGGTGGAGTgggagaatgaaagagaagaaatgagGGAGGAGATCTCAATGCTGAGAGACGACCTGCGACAGAATTGTGACAAGttgaagaagatggagggaaaACACAAG GATGCAAGGTACAGTCAAGAAAACCTGACGTCTGAACTGAGCAAACTTGTGACGGACAAGTCTGAGACTGAGCAGCGAATCAGAGACCTGGAGGAAGAGGTCAAAGCTCTGACTGAGAGGGAGAACGAGGCTAACATGGAAACAGAAAG GCTGAAGGAGAGACTGAAGAAAATGTCCACTCAAATGAAGCACaatgaggaaaagagaaaaactctgCAG GTGGACAACGAGGCTGGCCTGGTGGAGGTGCGAGGGCTCCAGGAGCGTCTGGATGTTGCCGAACATGTAAACGAGAGCGTGCGCCGGGAGCTGAGGGAGCTGGCCACCCGTCAGGCCCACAGCCACACCGACCTGCACCAAGCCCGGCTGCAGGTGGCCCAGCTCACCCTGCAGCTGTCTGAGGAGAACCTGGTCCTCAGGGAGGAGCGAGCCAACTGGGCCCTGGAGAGAGAGGCCTCCAAACATGGAGCAGAG GCAGACAAAGATAAATTGCAAGAACTGAGTTgtgagatggagaggaaggaggaatggctccaggaggagaggatggaaagGGAGAAACTAGAAATCAAGCTTGGGAATGAGAGAGATTGCAATCGA GTGCTGCTGGCTGATGCAGGGCGAGAGCTGCAGACGTTGAGGGCCAGTCTGAGGAGGCTCCacacggagagagaggaggagcagcttgAGAAGCAG GGTGTGGAGATGCTGCACGAGATTCAGGCAAATGAACGGAAGCAACTGATCCTCCCTGAACTCATCGACCCTGTCCtgag tgacCTGGCTGACTCCCCCGTGTGGTAA
- the calcoco1b gene encoding calcium-binding and coiled-coil domain-containing protein 1b isoform X3 gives MPTSTSGGSRNSSTSISQQSKRPDPMDKQSTVVFRNVGQLYFPQSRVECHYSLTSDHQWSSSDWIGIFEVGWSSLKQYFTYTWALAPEGYTEGTDVNCCALFQAYYLPRPGDMEFQFVYVDKSGEVCGSSRPFNFCTPKPLEEMETLTEERGEEEDGEEREEDLLLVIPKAELLQSRLEECLKKQASLQQALDATKKETHEEKETSKTLQVEWENEREEMREEISMLRDDLRQNCDKLKKMEGKHKDARYSQENLTSELSKLVTDKSETEQRIRDLEEEVKALTERENEANMETERLKERLKKMSTQMKHNEEKRKTLQVDNEAGLVEVRGLQERLDVAEHVNESVRRELRELATRQAHSHTDLHQARLQVAQLTLQLSEENLVLREERANWALEREASKHGAEADKDKLQELSCEMERKEEWLQEERMEREKLEIKLGNERDCNRDLVSYIHQLEQRLGIVPENKSNEKIPTSVSPVTEEKKVPSPASPRSVSSPIFLLTHLGQSHRAEICAETHNQSKDNTPAYDTQGVEMLHEIQANERKQLILPELIDPVLSDLADSPVW, from the exons ATGCCCACATCTACTTCAGGAGgcagcagaaacagcagcacatccatTTCTCAGCAGAGTAAG CGTCCTGATCCCATGGATAAACAATCCACAGTGGTGTTTCGCAATGTGGGGCAACTGTACTTCCCCCAATCCAGAGTGGAGTGCCACTACAGCCTGACCTCTGACcatcagtggagcagcagtgacTGGATTGGCATTTTTGAG GTGGGCTGGTCTTCATTGAAACAGTATTTCACATACACATGGGCCCTTGCTCCTGAGGGATACACCGAGGGAACCGATGTAAACTGCTGTGCACTTTTCCAAG CATATTACCTGCCCCGCCCTGGTGACATGGAGTTTCAGTTTGTGTACGTGGACAAATCAGGAGAGGTGTGTGGCTCTAGTCGACCCTTCAACTTCTGTACTCCCAAACcgctggaggagatggagactCTGACAGAGGAacgaggcgaggaggaggacggagaggagagagaggaggacctGCTCCTGGTCATCCCCAAGGCCGAGCTGCTGCAG AGTCGACTGGAGGAATGCTTGAAAAAACAGGCAAGTTTACAGCAGGCTCTGGATGCCACGAAAAAGGAGACGCATGAGGAGAAAGAGACCAGTAAGACATTACAGGTGGAGTgggagaatgaaagagaagaaatgagGGAGGAGATCTCAATGCTGAGAGACGACCTGCGACAGAATTGTGACAAGttgaagaagatggagggaaaACACAAG GATGCAAGGTACAGTCAAGAAAACCTGACGTCTGAACTGAGCAAACTTGTGACGGACAAGTCTGAGACTGAGCAGCGAATCAGAGACCTGGAGGAAGAGGTCAAAGCTCTGACTGAGAGGGAGAACGAGGCTAACATGGAAACAGAAAG GCTGAAGGAGAGACTGAAGAAAATGTCCACTCAAATGAAGCACaatgaggaaaagagaaaaactctgCAG GTGGACAACGAGGCTGGCCTGGTGGAGGTGCGAGGGCTCCAGGAGCGTCTGGATGTTGCCGAACATGTAAACGAGAGCGTGCGCCGGGAGCTGAGGGAGCTGGCCACCCGTCAGGCCCACAGCCACACCGACCTGCACCAAGCCCGGCTGCAGGTGGCCCAGCTCACCCTGCAGCTGTCTGAGGAGAACCTGGTCCTCAGGGAGGAGCGAGCCAACTGGGCCCTGGAGAGAGAGGCCTCCAAACATGGAGCAGAG GCAGACAAAGATAAATTGCAAGAACTGAGTTgtgagatggagaggaaggaggaatggctccaggaggagaggatggaaagGGAGAAACTAGAAATCAAGCTTGGGAATGAGAGAGATTGCAATCGA GACCTGGTGAGCTACATCCACCAGTTAGAGCAGAGGTTGGGGATTGTtccagaaaataaatcaaatgaaaagattCCCACATCTGTCT CTCCTGtcactgaggagaagaaagttCCATCCCCAGCTTCCCCCAGATCAGTGAGTTCACCTATTTTCCTGCTCACTCACCTGGGACAGTCCCATAGAGCTGAGATCTGCgctgagacacacaaccagagcaAAGACAACACACCGGCCTATGACACGCAG GGTGTGGAGATGCTGCACGAGATTCAGGCAAATGAACGGAAGCAACTGATCCTCCCTGAACTCATCGACCCTGTCCtgag tgacCTGGCTGACTCCCCCGTGTGGTAA
- the calcoco1b gene encoding calcium-binding and coiled-coil domain-containing protein 1b isoform X5, whose translation MPTSTSGGSRNSSTSISQQSKRPDPMDKQSTVVFRNVGQLYFPQSRVECHYSLTSDHQWSSSDWIGIFEVGWSSLKQYFTYTWALAPEGYTEGTDVNCCALFQAYYLPRPGDMEFQFVYVDKSGEVCGSSRPFNFCTPKPLEEMETLTEERGEEEDGEEREEDLLLVIPKAELLQSRLEECLKKQASLQQALDATKKETHEEKETSKTLQVEWENEREEMREEISMLRDDLRQNCDKLKKMEGKHKDARYSQENLTSELSKLVTDKSETEQRIRDLEEEVKALTERENEANMETERLKERLKKMSTQMKHNEEKRKTLQVDNEAGLVEVRGLQERLDVAEHVNESVRRELRELATRQAHSHTDLHQARLQVAQLTLQLSEENLVLREERANWALEREASKHGAEADKDKLQELSCEMERKEEWLQEERMEREKLEIKLGNERDCNRGVEMLHEIQANERKQLILPELIDPVLSDLADSPVW comes from the exons ATGCCCACATCTACTTCAGGAGgcagcagaaacagcagcacatccatTTCTCAGCAGAGTAAG CGTCCTGATCCCATGGATAAACAATCCACAGTGGTGTTTCGCAATGTGGGGCAACTGTACTTCCCCCAATCCAGAGTGGAGTGCCACTACAGCCTGACCTCTGACcatcagtggagcagcagtgacTGGATTGGCATTTTTGAG GTGGGCTGGTCTTCATTGAAACAGTATTTCACATACACATGGGCCCTTGCTCCTGAGGGATACACCGAGGGAACCGATGTAAACTGCTGTGCACTTTTCCAAG CATATTACCTGCCCCGCCCTGGTGACATGGAGTTTCAGTTTGTGTACGTGGACAAATCAGGAGAGGTGTGTGGCTCTAGTCGACCCTTCAACTTCTGTACTCCCAAACcgctggaggagatggagactCTGACAGAGGAacgaggcgaggaggaggacggagaggagagagaggaggacctGCTCCTGGTCATCCCCAAGGCCGAGCTGCTGCAG AGTCGACTGGAGGAATGCTTGAAAAAACAGGCAAGTTTACAGCAGGCTCTGGATGCCACGAAAAAGGAGACGCATGAGGAGAAAGAGACCAGTAAGACATTACAGGTGGAGTgggagaatgaaagagaagaaatgagGGAGGAGATCTCAATGCTGAGAGACGACCTGCGACAGAATTGTGACAAGttgaagaagatggagggaaaACACAAG GATGCAAGGTACAGTCAAGAAAACCTGACGTCTGAACTGAGCAAACTTGTGACGGACAAGTCTGAGACTGAGCAGCGAATCAGAGACCTGGAGGAAGAGGTCAAAGCTCTGACTGAGAGGGAGAACGAGGCTAACATGGAAACAGAAAG GCTGAAGGAGAGACTGAAGAAAATGTCCACTCAAATGAAGCACaatgaggaaaagagaaaaactctgCAG GTGGACAACGAGGCTGGCCTGGTGGAGGTGCGAGGGCTCCAGGAGCGTCTGGATGTTGCCGAACATGTAAACGAGAGCGTGCGCCGGGAGCTGAGGGAGCTGGCCACCCGTCAGGCCCACAGCCACACCGACCTGCACCAAGCCCGGCTGCAGGTGGCCCAGCTCACCCTGCAGCTGTCTGAGGAGAACCTGGTCCTCAGGGAGGAGCGAGCCAACTGGGCCCTGGAGAGAGAGGCCTCCAAACATGGAGCAGAG GCAGACAAAGATAAATTGCAAGAACTGAGTTgtgagatggagaggaaggaggaatggctccaggaggagaggatggaaagGGAGAAACTAGAAATCAAGCTTGGGAATGAGAGAGATTGCAATCGA GGTGTGGAGATGCTGCACGAGATTCAGGCAAATGAACGGAAGCAACTGATCCTCCCTGAACTCATCGACCCTGTCCtgag tgacCTGGCTGACTCCCCCGTGTGGTAA
- the calcoco1b gene encoding calcium-binding and coiled-coil domain-containing protein 1b isoform X1: protein MPTSTSGGSRNSSTSISQQSKRPDPMDKQSTVVFRNVGQLYFPQSRVECHYSLTSDHQWSSSDWIGIFEVGWSSLKQYFTYTWALAPEGYTEGTDVNCCALFQAYYLPRPGDMEFQFVYVDKSGEVCGSSRPFNFCTPKPLEEMETLTEERGEEEDGEEREEDLLLVIPKAELLQSRLEECLKKQASLQQALDATKKETHEEKETSKTLQVEWENEREEMREEISMLRDDLRQNCDKLKKMEGKHKDARYSQENLTSELSKLVTDKSETEQRIRDLEEEVKALTERENEANMETERLKERLKKMSTQMKHNEEKRKTLQVDNEAGLVEVRGLQERLDVAEHVNESVRRELRELATRQAHSHTDLHQARLQVAQLTLQLSEENLVLREERANWALEREASKHGAEADKDKLQELSCEMERKEEWLQEERMEREKLEIKLGNERDCNRVLLADAGRELQTLRASLRRLHTEREEEQLEKQDLVSYIHQLEQRLGIVPENKSNEKIPTSVSPVTEEKKVPSPASPRSVSSPIFLLTHLGQSHRAEICAETHNQSKDNTPAYDTQGVEMLHEIQANERKQLILPELIDPVLSDLADSPVW, encoded by the exons ATGCCCACATCTACTTCAGGAGgcagcagaaacagcagcacatccatTTCTCAGCAGAGTAAG CGTCCTGATCCCATGGATAAACAATCCACAGTGGTGTTTCGCAATGTGGGGCAACTGTACTTCCCCCAATCCAGAGTGGAGTGCCACTACAGCCTGACCTCTGACcatcagtggagcagcagtgacTGGATTGGCATTTTTGAG GTGGGCTGGTCTTCATTGAAACAGTATTTCACATACACATGGGCCCTTGCTCCTGAGGGATACACCGAGGGAACCGATGTAAACTGCTGTGCACTTTTCCAAG CATATTACCTGCCCCGCCCTGGTGACATGGAGTTTCAGTTTGTGTACGTGGACAAATCAGGAGAGGTGTGTGGCTCTAGTCGACCCTTCAACTTCTGTACTCCCAAACcgctggaggagatggagactCTGACAGAGGAacgaggcgaggaggaggacggagaggagagagaggaggacctGCTCCTGGTCATCCCCAAGGCCGAGCTGCTGCAG AGTCGACTGGAGGAATGCTTGAAAAAACAGGCAAGTTTACAGCAGGCTCTGGATGCCACGAAAAAGGAGACGCATGAGGAGAAAGAGACCAGTAAGACATTACAGGTGGAGTgggagaatgaaagagaagaaatgagGGAGGAGATCTCAATGCTGAGAGACGACCTGCGACAGAATTGTGACAAGttgaagaagatggagggaaaACACAAG GATGCAAGGTACAGTCAAGAAAACCTGACGTCTGAACTGAGCAAACTTGTGACGGACAAGTCTGAGACTGAGCAGCGAATCAGAGACCTGGAGGAAGAGGTCAAAGCTCTGACTGAGAGGGAGAACGAGGCTAACATGGAAACAGAAAG GCTGAAGGAGAGACTGAAGAAAATGTCCACTCAAATGAAGCACaatgaggaaaagagaaaaactctgCAG GTGGACAACGAGGCTGGCCTGGTGGAGGTGCGAGGGCTCCAGGAGCGTCTGGATGTTGCCGAACATGTAAACGAGAGCGTGCGCCGGGAGCTGAGGGAGCTGGCCACCCGTCAGGCCCACAGCCACACCGACCTGCACCAAGCCCGGCTGCAGGTGGCCCAGCTCACCCTGCAGCTGTCTGAGGAGAACCTGGTCCTCAGGGAGGAGCGAGCCAACTGGGCCCTGGAGAGAGAGGCCTCCAAACATGGAGCAGAG GCAGACAAAGATAAATTGCAAGAACTGAGTTgtgagatggagaggaaggaggaatggctccaggaggagaggatggaaagGGAGAAACTAGAAATCAAGCTTGGGAATGAGAGAGATTGCAATCGA GTGCTGCTGGCTGATGCAGGGCGAGAGCTGCAGACGTTGAGGGCCAGTCTGAGGAGGCTCCacacggagagagaggaggagcagcttgAGAAGCAG GACCTGGTGAGCTACATCCACCAGTTAGAGCAGAGGTTGGGGATTGTtccagaaaataaatcaaatgaaaagattCCCACATCTGTCT CTCCTGtcactgaggagaagaaagttCCATCCCCAGCTTCCCCCAGATCAGTGAGTTCACCTATTTTCCTGCTCACTCACCTGGGACAGTCCCATAGAGCTGAGATCTGCgctgagacacacaaccagagcaAAGACAACACACCGGCCTATGACACGCAG GGTGTGGAGATGCTGCACGAGATTCAGGCAAATGAACGGAAGCAACTGATCCTCCCTGAACTCATCGACCCTGTCCtgag tgacCTGGCTGACTCCCCCGTGTGGTAA
- the LOC133965279 gene encoding retinoic acid receptor gamma-A-like isoform X2, with protein sequence MFDCMEALGLLPRPLFDVSGQGSCMLGKATPYFSGLDPFAWAGTSSIQSVETQSTSSEEMVPSSPSPPPPPRVYKPCFVCQDKSSGYHYGVSSCEGCKGFFRRSIQKNMVYTCHRDKNCQINKVTRNRCQYCRLQKCFEVGMSKEAVRNDRNKKKKDVKEEVVLPENYELSGELEELVNKVSKAHKETFPSLMQLGKYHTNSSAEHRVQLDLGLWDKFSELSTKCIIKIVEFAKRLPGFTTLTIADQITLLKSACLDILMLRICTRYTPEQDTMTFSDGLTLNRTQMHNAGFGPLTELVFAFASQLLPLEMDDTETGLLSAICLICGDRMDLEEPEKVDKLQEPLLEALKIYTRRRRPNKPHMFPRMLMKVTDLRGISTKGAERAITLKTEIPGPMPPLIREMLENPEAFEDSSDSGDSAAAAEPPAEPPTAPSAAPAIQAIKQEEKATYESAVEEEEEEEEDDYWDEERERGLDSDGELWGEAAAMKAVTGKAQ encoded by the exons CGGTGGAGACCCAGAGCACCAGTTCAGAGGAGATGGTGCCcagctctccttctcctcctcctcctcctcgggtcTACAAGCCGTGCTTCGTGTGCCAGGACAAGTCGTCCGGTTATCACTACGGAGTGAGCTCCTGTGAGGGCTGCAAG GGTTTCTTCAGGCGCAGTATCCAGAAGAACATGGTGTACACCTGCCACCGAGACAAGAACTGTCAGATCAACAAGGTGACCCGAAACCGCTGCCAGTACTGCCGGCTGCAGAAGTGCTTCGAGGTTGGCATGTCCAAGGAAG CGGTGCGCAACGAcaggaacaaaaagaagaaggacgtgaaggaggaggtggtgctGCCAGAGAACTACGAGCTGAGCGGCGAGCTGGAGGAACTGGTGAACAAAGTCAGCAAAGCTCACAAGGAGACCTTTCCATCTCTGATGCAACTCGGAAAATACCACACA aacTCAAGTGCTGAGCACAGAGTGCAGCTGGACTTGGGCCTGTGGGATAAGTTCAGTGAGCTCTCCACTAAGTGCATTATAAAGATTGTGGAGTTTGCCAAGCGGCTACCAGGCTTCACCACGCTCACCATCGCTGACCAGATCACCCTCCTCAAATCTGCATGTCTGGACATCCTG ATGCTGAGGATATGCACCCGTTACACACCAGAGCAGGACACGATGACCTTCTCCGATGGCCTGACTCTCAACAGGACACAGATGCATAACGCCGGCTTTGGTCCACTCACAGAACTGGTGTTTGCCTTCGCCAGTCAGCTGCTTCCTTTAGAGATGGACGACACTGAGACGGGGCTGCTTAGCGCCATCTGCCTGATCTGTGGAG atcGTATGGACCTGGAGGAGCCGGAGAAGGTGGATAAGCTGCAGGAGCCACTGCTAGAGGCTCTGAAGATCTACACCCGCCGCAGACGCCCGAACAAGCCTCATATGTTTCCGCGCATGCTGATGAAAGTTACGGATCTCAGAGGAATCAGCACCAAAG GTGCAGAGAGAGCCATCACACTGAAGACAGAGATTCCAGGGCCCATGCCTCCTCTCATCAGGGAGATGCTGGAGAACCCCGAAGCTTTTGAGGACAGCAGTGATTCAGGGGACAGTGCAGCCGCAGCTGAACCCCCAGCTGAACCCCCAACTGCACCCTCCGCCGCTCCCGCCATTCAAGCCATCAAGCAAGAGGAAAAAGCCACGTATGAGTCGGCCGtcgaagaggaagaggaggaggaagaggacgactACTGGGACGAGGAAAGAGAGCGAGGGCTGGACAGTGACGGGGAGCTGTGGGGAGAGGCGGCCGCGATGAAAGCCGTGACTGGGAAAGCACAGTGA